The DNA segment TGCCGGTCAGCAGGTTGTCCAGATCGTCGATGAAGGCCGGAAAACGCTCGGTATATTCCCAAATGTCGTCGGCCAGACCGGCCGGCAGATCCTGGTGCACGCCGCCAGCGCGGAAATAGTTGGCGTGGAGCCGGGCGCCGGACACGCGCTCATAGAACTCCATCAGCTTTTCACGCTCCTCGAAACCCCAGAGCGACGGCGTGATGGCGCCGACGTCGAGGGCAAAAGTCGTGATGTTCAGCAGATGGTTCAGGATGCGGGTGAGCTCGGCATAGAGCACGCGGATGTACTGACCGCGCGGCGGCGCCTCGATCCCGAGCAGCTTCTCCACGGCCAGCACGAAGGTGTGCTCCTGGCTCATGGGGGAGACGTAATCCAGCCGGTCGAAATAGGGCAGCGCCTGGATATAGGTCTTGTACTCGATCAGCTTCTCGGTGCCGCGGTGCAGCAGGCCGATATGCGGATCAGCGCGCTCCACGATCTCGCCGTCCATCTCCAGGACCAGGCGCAGCACGCCGTGGGCAGCCGGGTGCTGCGGTCCGAAATTGACGGTGAAGGGTTTGATCTGCGTTTCGTCGGACTTGGCGCCGACGGCCGGCGGGGCGATCTGGGACATGGTGCCGCCTCCTCAGCTCTTCACGTTCGTGGCGCCGGCATCGCCGCCGTGGGCGACAGCCTTGGCGGCCGGATTGTTCGCCATCTCCTGCTGGGTCGGGTTCACCGCGCCCAGCGGAATGACGGCCTTCTCGTCGCCCGGCAACTGGACGTCGGTCATGCCCTCCCAGGGGGAGAGGAAGTCGAAGCTGCGGAAATCCTGCGTCAGCCGCACCGGCTCGTAGACGACGCGCTTCTGCTCGTCGTCGTAGCGGATCTCCACATAGCCGGTCAGCGGGAAGTCCTTCCGAAGCGGATGCCCCTCGAAGCCGTAGTCGGTCAGGATACGGCGCAGGTCCGGATTGTCGCTGAAGAAGATGCCGAACAGGTCCCAGGCTTCCCGCTCGAACCAGCCGGCGACCGGGAACAGCCCGACGACGGAGGGAACCGCCGAATCCTCATCCGTGTTGACCTTCACCCGGATGCGGTTGTTGTGCTTCACGGACAGCAGGTTGTAGACCACCTCGAACCGCTCCGGGCGGTCGGGATAGTCCACGCCGCAGATGTCCATGAGCTGCTGGAACCGGCAGGTGGAATCGTCACGCAGGAACTGGAGAACCCGGAGGATCGCGTGCCGCTCGACGGTCACGCACAGCTCACCGAGCTTCACCTCCACGCTGATCACGTCGTTGCCGATGGCCGACTGGACGTGATCGCCGAGTTCCTGAAGGGCTTGGTCACTCATGATGGCGGCGTCTTCTTCTGCGCGGGGCCCGTCG comes from the Indioceanicola profundi genome and includes:
- a CDS encoding NADH-quinone oxidoreductase subunit C, whose protein sequence is MSDQALQELGDHVQSAIGNDVISVEVKLGELCVTVERHAILRVLQFLRDDSTCRFQQLMDICGVDYPDRPERFEVVYNLLSVKHNNRIRVKVNTDEDSAVPSVVGLFPVAGWFEREAWDLFGIFFSDNPDLRRILTDYGFEGHPLRKDFPLTGYVEIRYDDEQKRVVYEPVRLTQDFRSFDFLSPWEGMTDVQLPGDEKAVIPLGAVNPTQQEMANNPAAKAVAHGGDAGATNVKS
- a CDS encoding NADH-quinone oxidoreductase subunit D, which produces MSQIAPPAVGAKSDETQIKPFTVNFGPQHPAAHGVLRLVLEMDGEIVERADPHIGLLHRGTEKLIEYKTYIQALPYFDRLDYVSPMSQEHTFVLAVEKLLGIEAPPRGQYIRVLYAELTRILNHLLNITTFALDVGAITPSLWGFEEREKLMEFYERVSGARLHANYFRAGGVHQDLPAGLADDIWEYTERFPAFIDDLDNLLTGNRVFKQRTVDIGVVSSDDALAWGFSGPMLRGSNVAWDLRKSQPYDRYEEFDFDIPVGLTGDCWARYLVRMEEMRQSNRIMRQALEKLAVTPGPVIVNDRKVAPPPRGEMKRSMESLIHHFKLYTEGYHVPAGETYTATETPKGELGVFLVADGTNRPYRCKIRPTGFSHLQAMEFMSKGHMLADSVAIIGSMDIVFGEIDR